In Deltaproteobacteria bacterium, one genomic interval encodes:
- the ruvC gene encoding crossover junction endodeoxyribonuclease RuvC, whose protein sequence is MRILGIDPGSITTGYGVVDNKKGKLFCVSDGSISTVKKSPLQERLSIVFDLLCNIIADYKPDAVAVEDIFFAKNVRSAIMLGQARGVALLCAGKANLPVFEYSPAKVKQSIVGYGNATKEQVQRMVKTLLKMPVIPKADAADALAVAICHIHHNGRQWARGNRR, encoded by the coding sequence ATGCGTATTCTTGGCATTGACCCGGGCAGTATTACTACAGGTTATGGTGTTGTAGACAACAAAAAGGGCAAGTTATTTTGTGTCTCTGACGGAAGTATTTCTACAGTTAAAAAGTCTCCATTGCAGGAAAGGCTTAGTATAGTGTTTGATTTGCTTTGTAATATCATTGCAGATTACAAACCTGATGCAGTTGCAGTTGAAGACATCTTTTTTGCCAAAAATGTCAGGAGTGCAATAATGCTCGGACAGGCAAGGGGTGTGGCACTCCTGTGTGCCGGCAAGGCTAACCTCCCTGTATTTGAGTATAGCCCTGCTAAGGTAAAACAGTCTATTGTTGGATATGGTAATGCTACCAAAGAGCAGGTTCAAAGGATGGTTAAGACGCTTCTAAAAATGCCTGTTATTCCAAAAGCAGACGCCGCTGATGCACTGGCAGTGGCAATATGCCATATACACCATAACGGCAGGCAATGGGCGAGAGGCAATAGGCGATAG
- the ruvA gene encoding Holliday junction branch migration protein RuvA, translated as MIAHITGKLIYKSPESVIIDVAGVGYEVHIPLSTYYGLPDIHEHISLNTYTHVREDAMQLYGFLTQVEKEIFQLLIGVSGVGPRLARNILSGINAHELTHALSNNDMSKLKSIPGIGGKTAERLVVELRDKVSAVISKTVHHKTRYDGKDEMYNDVLSALLNLGYKTQQSEKALEKVKASNKDAKFDVLLKETLRVLANG; from the coding sequence ATGATTGCCCATATAACAGGTAAACTTATATACAAATCTCCTGAATCAGTAATAATTGATGTTGCAGGTGTCGGCTATGAAGTCCATATACCACTTTCTACCTATTATGGATTGCCTGATATACATGAGCATATCAGTCTGAATACATATACCCATGTAAGAGAAGATGCCATGCAGTTGTACGGCTTTCTTACACAGGTGGAAAAGGAGATATTCCAACTGCTGATAGGTGTGTCAGGTGTTGGACCGAGGCTGGCAAGGAATATACTGTCAGGGATTAATGCACACGAACTTACCCATGCACTGTCAAATAATGATATGTCCAAACTTAAGTCTATACCCGGCATTGGCGGTAAAACAGCAGAGAGGCTGGTAGTGGAATTAAGGGATAAGGTCAGTGCTGTAATATCAAAGACAGTGCATCATAAAACCAGATATGATGGAAAGGACGAGATGTATAACGATGTGCTGTCAGCGCTCTTAAATCTCGGATATAAAACACAGCAGTCAGAAAAGGCTCTGGAAAAGGTTAAGGCATCAAACAAAGATGCCAAATTTGATGTCTTGCTTAAAGAAACACTAAGGGTTTTGGCAAATGGATAA
- a CDS encoding class I SAM-dependent methyltransferase, with amino-acid sequence MWIPPDKYDAWYQTHLGSLCDKLEKDAIFSLFKPKGLVLDIGCGTGNYTYEVQKRGGKAVGMDTDFDMVLFAKNKATIKGVKPLFIVGNAQALPFKDNLFDGILEVTALCFIRHPETVIKEAHRVLKSDGTIVIGELNRLSYWAFLRRAKGWFKETVYKHARFFSISTLTEMLHETGFKDLQRSSCLHFPPIDSKWFLKIYKIFEKAGRTVFPKDGAFLVITGRK; translated from the coding sequence ATGTGGATTCCACCTGATAAATACGATGCGTGGTATCAAACACATCTCGGCAGTTTGTGCGATAAGTTAGAGAAAGATGCAATATTCTCTTTGTTTAAACCGAAAGGGCTTGTGTTGGATATAGGCTGTGGAACAGGGAATTATACTTATGAGGTGCAAAAAAGAGGCGGGAAGGCAGTTGGCATGGATACAGATTTTGATATGGTTTTATTTGCCAAAAATAAGGCAACGATAAAGGGCGTAAAGCCTTTGTTCATTGTCGGCAATGCTCAAGCACTGCCGTTTAAGGACAATTTATTTGATGGAATTCTAGAGGTTACTGCCTTGTGTTTTATAAGGCATCCTGAAACAGTCATCAAAGAAGCACACAGGGTTTTAAAATCAGACGGCACGATTGTTATTGGAGAATTGAACAGACTCAGTTACTGGGCATTTTTAAGAAGGGCTAAAGGTTGGTTCAAAGAAACTGTTTATAAGCATGCAAGGTTTTTCAGCATTAGCACATTGACAGAAATGCTGCATGAAACGGGATTTAAAGATTTACAAAGGTCGTCCTGCCTCCATTTTCCTCCGATAGATTCAAAATGGTTTTTAAAAATATATAAAATCTTTGAAAAGGCAGGCAGAACCGTATTCCCAAAAGACGGGGCGTTCCTAGTAATAACAGGGAGAAAGTAA
- a CDS encoding winged helix-turn-helix transcriptional regulator: MKKEIFELHALVCKTLANPKRLEILYALKEGELSVGELVERLAVTKANVSQHLSLLRQARVVTTRREGVNIYYKISNPKIIQACGIMRDVLMEQFKEGGRLAKKMKV; encoded by the coding sequence ATGAAAAAAGAAATCTTTGAACTGCATGCATTGGTTTGTAAAACCCTTGCCAATCCAAAAAGGCTGGAGATTTTATATGCCTTAAAAGAGGGTGAACTCTCTGTTGGTGAACTGGTTGAAAGACTTGCCGTAACAAAGGCAAATGTATCCCAGCATCTGTCGCTACTGCGGCAGGCAAGGGTGGTTACCACAAGGAGAGAAGGGGTGAATATTTATTACAAGATTTCAAATCCAAAAATCATACAGGCATGCGGCATTATGAGAGATGTATTGATGGAGCAGTTTAAGGAAGGCGGAAGGCTTGCAAAAAAAATGAAGGTCTGA